The Saccharomycodes ludwigii strain NBRC 1722 chromosome II, whole genome shotgun sequence genome window below encodes:
- a CDS encoding uncharacterized protein (similar to Saccharomyces cerevisiae YDR061W | protein with similarity to ABC transporter family members): MPSPTTNKPLVSIKNALFAQSLILSKKKTPQYVFPKPINFTINSSKEKWCVWGPSKSKFLNILNGSNYLILPNPKVVQYNKPANINDHTPNNKFHIEYIKFKLPPTTPHLSARFEYFKDEFDQNLSTFVKDIGDTSTRVDYTLSKTDRQIDEAVYNEIMNKLELLDIQDRLVMALSNGQMRRARLARSLLHKPDLCLVDDLYLGLDPHGRSLISKVLNWYSEQAGNGGGCVVTGLRIQDEIPQWCTHIVCCDEVEGIVFQGEIGRLNSEIRDYKTRWLNSSNTRISGTGIGNKTKYTTDDLISTHEWYHEDGNLGKGHETFKMLNYELKDIDVAYRGVPVLKNIHWKIAKGSKWHIRGNNGCGKSTLLSLLTADHPQSWNSKIIVEGKPRKTGNSNYFDINKEISVSSPELHAVALKNREMSVLTCLLSGFNDDSSNNFLVKKASYTNNRMKLIDMYVDYFGVNVPDIESCKFQDLSVSDQKLILFIRCCLKMPKLMILDESFSGMEVDPMLRCHNFLKSWPGTVLVVSHIEEETPEVDHYIRLIKPGEYEIGDVSHD, encoded by the coding sequence ATGCCGTcaccaacaacaaataaaccGTTggtttcaataaaaaatgcaTTGTTTGCTCAATCATTGATATtgtcaaagaaaaaaacccCTCAATATGTGTTCCCTAAACCAAtaaattttacaattaattcaagtaaagaaaaatggtGTGTTTGGGGCCCATCTAAATCCAAATTcttgaatattttaaatggCTCCAACTATTTAATATTACCGAACCCAAAAGTTGTTCAGTATAACAAACCAGCTAACATCAATGATCATACAccaaataacaaatttcaTATTGAATACATTAAGTTTAAATTACCTCCAACAACACCGCACTTAAGTGCACGTTTTGAGTATTTTAAAGACGAGTTTGACCAAAACTTATCCACTTTTGTTAAAGATATAGGAGACACTTCAACACGGGTAGATTATACATTATCAAAAACCGACCGTCAAATAGATGAAGCTGTATATAATGAAATAATGAATAAATTAGAATTGTTGGATATCCAAGACAGATTAGTTATGGCGCTAAGTAACGGACAGATGAGAAGGGCAAGGTTAGCTAGAAGTTTGTTGCACAAGCCTGATTTATGTCTTGTTGATGATTTATACTTGGGATTGGATCCCCATGGTAGAAGTTTAATTTCCAAAGTTTTGAATTGGTATAGTGAACAAGCGGGGAATGGTGGTGGCTGTGTTGTTACTGGGTTAAGGATACAGGATGAAATACCTCAATGGTGTACTCATATTGTTTGTTGTGACGAAGTTGAGGGCATTGTGTTTCAAGGTGAAATTGGCCGGTTGAATTCTGAAATTAGGGATTATAAAACCCGGTGGTTGAACAGCAGCAATACGCGTATTTCAGGCACTGGTATCGgtaacaaaacaaaatatacaaCAGATGATTTGATCTCTACTCATGAATGGTATCACGAAGATGGAAATCTCGGAAAGGGACATGAAACATTCAAAATGCTAAATTATGAACTAAAAGATATAGATGTTGCCTATAGAGGCGTTCccgttttaaaaaatatacactGGAAAATAGCCAAAGGTTCCAAATGGCATATAAGGGGTAACAATGGGTGCGGAAAAAGTACATTACTGTCACTATTGACTGCTGATCATCCCCAATCATGGAATtctaaaattattgttgaaGGGAAACCCAGAAAAACCGGGAACTCCAActattttgatattaataagGAAATTTCGGTTTCTTCTCCTGAATTACATGCAGTAGCTCTTAAGAACCGTGAGATGAGTGTTTTAACGTGTTTATTGAGCGGGTTTAATGATGATTCttcaaataatttcttGGTTAAAAAGGCAAGCTACACAAATAATAGAATGAAATTAATAGATATGTACGTGGATTATTTTGGTGTTAATGTCCCAGACATTGAATCATGCAAATTCCAGGATTTGTCAGTTTCGGATCAAAAgttaatattgtttataaGATGTTGTTTAAAAATGCCCAAATTGATGATTCTAGATGAGTCCTTTAGTGGTATGGAAGTTGATCCGATGTTGAGATgtcataattttttgaaaagctGGCCTGGCACTGTTTTAGTTGTTTCCCACATAGAAGAAGAGACGCCTGAAGTTGATCACTATATAAGATTGATAAAACCAGGTGAGTATGAGATTGGTGACGTTAGTCATGAttag
- the LCB2 gene encoding serine C-palmitoyltransferase LCB2 (similar to Saccharomyces cerevisiae YDR062W | LCB2 | Long-Chain Base), with protein MSSTTYKNTKVPILSPLQVSANDAKELEFGTLTDNRYLLKTKSRNGKPLRQPISDAPHYYISVITYLNYLIIIILGHLHDFFETIFFPENFYNVTEHNGYAPWFTKFESFFPRRMKKRIDDCFSRPTSGVPGRFINCIDRISHNLNEYFSFPGTSTLCLNLSSYNYLGFAQSKGRCTEHALESVAEWGPGCLGPRNTCGTTSLHLKTEKLIADFVGKEDAIICSMGYGTNANFFNSILNKRCLVISDELNHTSIRTGVRLSGAAVRAFKHNDMEDLERLIREQIVQGQPKTHRAWQKILICVEGLFSMEGTMCNLPCLVALKKKYKCYLFIDEAHSIGAIGPVGRGVCDYFGVDPNDVDILMGTLTKSFGAAGGYIAGDKTLIDMLRLNLSFSNYAEPSPPPVLAQIYSSMSIIKGDLNPGEGEERLARIAFNSRYLRLGLQRLGFIVYGIADSPVIPLLLYVPSKMPEFSRLMLQRNIAVVVVAYPATPLIESRVRFCVSASLTKEDIDYLLRHIDEVGDMLFLKSSSGKMGGSLDGKPPRWDIEEVIRRTPEDCKDDKYFLI; from the coding sequence ATGAGTAGCACCACctataaaaatactaaagTCCCCATACTTTCACCGCTTCAAGTTTCAGCTAACGATGCTAAAGAATTGGAATTTGGTACTTTGACTGATAATAGATATCTActcaaaacaaaatcaagAAACGGTAAACCACTAAGACAACCCATTTCTGATGCTCCACACTATTATATTTCTGTAATAACCTATTTAAACTACTTgattatcatcatcttgGGTCATTTGCAcgatttttttgaaaccaTCTTTTTTCCAGAGAATTTCTACAATGTTACTGAGCACAATGGATATGCACCTTGGTTTACCAAATTTGAAAGTTTTTTCCCTAgaagaatgaaaaaaagaatcgACGATTGTTTTTCTCGCCCAACAAGCGGTGTTCCTGGcagatttattaattgcATAGACAGAATAAGCCACAATTTAAATGAATACTTCAGTTTCCCTGGCACTTCAACATTATGTTTAAATCTAAGTAGTTATAATTACTTAGGCTTTGCACAGTCAAAGGGAAGGTGTACTGAGCATGCATTGGAAAGTGTTGCTGAATGGGGCCCAGGGTGTTTGGGTCCAAGGAACACTTGCGGTACCACTTCGTTACATTTAAAAACGGAAAAACTTATTGCTGACTTTGTTGGTAAAGAAGATGCAATCATTTGTAGCATGGGGTATGGTACAAACGCAAATTTCTTCAACTctattttgaataaaagaTGCTTGGTTATATCAGACGAATTGAACCATACTAGTATAAGGACAGGTGTCAGGTTAAGTGGAGCAGCAGTTAGAGCTTTTAAACACAACGATATGGAGGATTTAGAAAGACTAATCAGGGAACAAATTGTTCAAGGCCAGCCAAAAACACATCGTGCTTGGcaaaagattttaatttGTGTTGAGGGGTTATTTTCTATGGAGGGAACCATGTGCAATTTACCTTGCTTGGTggcattgaaaaaaaagtacaaatgctatttatttattgacGAGGCTCATTCAATTGGTGCTATTGGCCCTGTTGGGCGTGGCGTTTGCGATTATTTTGGTGTTGATCCAAATGACGTTGATATATTAATGGGCACTTTGACCAAATCTTTTGGTGCCGCTGGTGGCTATATAGCTGGTGATAAAACTTTAATTGATATGCTACGTTTGAATTTAAGTTTCAGCAACTATGCAGAACCATCTCCACCACCAGTTTTGGCCCAAATTTACTCATCAATGAGCATTATTAAGGGTGATCTTAATCCAGGAGAGGGGGAGGAAAGGTTGGCTCGTATTGCTTTTAATTCTAGATACTTAAGATTGGGTCTACAAAGATTAggttttattgtttatgGCATTGCTGATTCTCCTGTTattccattattattatacgtACCATCAAAGATGCCTGAATTCAGTAGGTTGATGCTGCAAAGAAAcattgctgttgttgttgtggcATACCCTGCTACTCCATTGATTGAATCTCGTGTTAGATTTTGTGTTAGTGCATCTTTGACTAAGGAAGACATTGATTATTTGTTAAGACATATTGATGAAGTTGGTgatatgttatttttaaagagtAGCAGCGGTAAAATGGGTGGATCTTTGGATGGCAAACCTCCTAGATGGGATATAGAAGAGGTTATTAGGAGAACCCCGGAAGATTGTAAAGATGAcaagtattttttaatttga
- the AIM7 gene encoding Aim7p (similar to Saccharomyces cerevisiae YDR063W | AIM7 | Altered Inheritance rate of Mitochondria) encodes MSLFNFPTETKQQIRTFRTSTSRSDKLQHLIIKIEPKPSYSIVIDDGKDNDDDDWDDISDAHSEGLNNLNELREILPDNTPRFILLSYPMTSKDGRKLTPLVLLYWKPSTVVSNEWKMLYAGCLEMVKSECSPNKFIEVSSGLEDEEDVEDLINAIEA; translated from the coding sequence atgTCACTATTTAATTTCCCAACAGAAACAAAGCAGCAAATACGTACTTTTCGTACATCTACCTCAAGATCAGATAAGTTACAGCatctaataattaaaattgagCCTAAACCATCGTATTCTATAGTAATCGATGACGGCAAAGACAACGATGATGACGATTGGGATGATATTTCTGATGCTCATTCTGAAggattaaataatttaaatgaattACGTGAAATACTGCCAGATAATACACCCAGATTTATATTGTTATCCTATCCAATGACGAGTAAAGATGGCAGAAAATTAACTCCTTTGGTTTTATTGTATTGGAAACCTTCTACCGTAGTATCTAACGAATGGAAAATGTTATACGCCGGTTGTCTAGAAATGGTCAAAAGTGAATGTTCTCCTAACAAGTTCATTGAAGTCAGCAGTGGTTTAGAGGATGAAGAGGACGTGGAAGATTTAATCAATGCTATTGAGGCCTAG
- the RPS13 gene encoding 40S ribosomal protein uS15 (similar to Saccharomyces cerevisiae YDR064W | RPS13 | Ribosomal Protein of the Small subunit), with amino-acid sequence MGRMHSSGKGMSSSAIPYSRNVPSWFKLSSDAVVEQIIKYARKGLTPSQIGVLLRDAHGVTQAKIITGNKILRILKSNGLAPEIPEDLYYLIKKAVSVRKHLERNRKDKDAKFRLILIESRIHRLARYYRTVAVLPPNWKYESATASALVN; translated from the exons ATGGGTCGTATGCACAGTTCC GGTAAGGGTATGTCCTCTTCTGCCATTCCATACTCTAGAAATGTTCCATCTTGGTTCAAATTGTCTTCTGACGCTGTTGTTGAACAAATCATCAAGTATGCTAGAAAGGGTTTGACTCCATCTCAAATTGGTGTTTTGTTGAGAGATGCTCACGGTGTTACTCAAGCCAAGATTATCACTGGTAACAAGATTTTAAGAATCTTGAAATCTAATGGTTTAGCCCCAGAAATTCCAGAAGATTTGTACTATTTGATTAAGAAGGCCGTTTCTGTCAGAAAGCATTTGGAAAGAAACAGAAAAGATAAGGATGCTAAATTTAGATTAATTTTGATTGAATCCAGAATCCACAGATTGGCTAGATACTACAGAACTGTTGCTGTTTTGCCACCAAACTGGAAATATGAATCTGCTACTGCTTCTGCTTTGGTTAACTAG
- the RRG1 gene encoding Rrg1p (similar to Saccharomyces cerevisiae YDR065W | RRG1 | Required for Respiratory Growth) yields the protein MSEHFSLSPSIHIYRTFIRDIKLYIFSNSLQNELKKVIKVKIRNIIKQKKGNKIFTELHNLQSNIRSRKLDELKSYLYLQTTKSIGENRFNLSKDLTANININNSKFILQNQIYNEYLKDQRRKLLIPPVSSNEILTKKLLWPLAMHEHYLTKLQNIERKIRNPPKTYLRYTSTHFGKIWFVMSPLNKKKRQSPKLTNFIVNVKKNGQKWIDEWDYLISDVNKWTVMEAYWESMLGNYEHDTKLHTYQWFVKESSKILGAKEHEMSWKNPEYKTHDEILNDWMTPILANFMHLNKKYESYRNMLINYKENNVATEFNYFQEETMKMYEKRKKKFDEMLETALPLVNPYSKERNLESVLKNYLFLPNKC from the coding sequence ATGAGTGAACATTTCAGTCTATCGCCATCAATACACATATACAGGACCTTTATAAGGGATATCAAACtctatatattttcaaacaGTCTACAAAATGAGCTAAAAAAGGTGataaaagtgaaaatacggaatattatcaaacaaaaaaaaggcaacAAAATCTTTACTGAATTACATAATTTACAGTCAAATATTCGAAGTAGAAAACTAGATGAACTTAAAAGTTATCTATACTtacaaacaacaaaatcCATTGGGGAAAACAGATTTAACTTATCAAAAGATTTAACTGCcaatatcaatattaataattccaAATTCATATTgcaaaatcaaatttacAATGAATATTTGAAAGACCAACGCCGTAAACTATTAATTCCTCCAGTCAGCTCAAATGAAATATTgaccaaaaaattattatggCCATTAGCTATGCATGAACATTATTTAACGAAATTGCAAAAtatagaaagaaaaatcagGAATCCGCCCAAAACCTATTTAAGATATACGTCCACacattttggaaaaatatgGTTTGTTATGAGTCCgctaaataaaaagaaaagacaAAGCCCTAAATTAACCAATTTTATAGTGAatgtaaagaaaaatggaCAAAAATGGATAGATGAATGGGATTATTTGATTTCAGATGTTAATAAATGGACCGTAATGGAAGCATATTGGGAATCCATGCTTGGAAATTATGAGCACGATACTAAGTTGCATACATACCAATGGTTTGTTAAAGAAAGCTCGAAAATATTAGGTGCAAAGGAACATGAAATGTCATGGAAAAACCCGGAATATAAAACTCACGATGAGATACTTAATGACTGGATGACGCCGATCTTGGCTAATTTCATGCatttgaacaaaaaatatgaaagtTACAGAAATATGCTGATCAActataaagaaaacaacGTTGCTACTGAGTTCAACTATTTTCAAGAAGAAACCATGAAAATGTacgagaaaagaaaaaaaaaattcgaTGAAATGCTGGAAACAGCTTTACCGCTGGTGAACCCCTATTCAAAGGAAAGAAACCTAGAAagtgtattaaaaaattatctatTTTTACCTAATAAGTGTTGA
- the RTR1 gene encoding RNA polymerase II subunit B1 CTD phosphatase RTR1 (similar to Saccharomyces cerevisiae YER139C | RTR1 | Regulator of Transcription (paralog of YDR066C | RTR2)) translates to MVCTFEFVKNKILAPYETHKQLSIREAEALTLDLLLILSTEDIDDYITLKKIYKLFDKQSYSELIAERNINHKCGYPLCSGKPNREKDLYGKTNKILDKLKNPYGYLTNYCSKSHYQCSQFYKAQLPEDALFSRLGDHILGQNIVSLSSPTDIKLLEELITSEEEMRSLADNLSNVHLENTNTGELIDMMNNFKIVENGSPKFYGDLEKDEEGEGSAIELTKIQL, encoded by the coding sequence ATGGTGTGCACATTTGAATTcgtcaaaaacaaaattttagcTCCATATGAAACTCATAAGCAACTCAGTATAAGAGAAGCAGAAGCTTTAACACTAGACCTATTACTAATTTTGTCTACTGAGGATATAGATGATTATAtcactttaaaaaaaatatataaattattcgATAAGCAGTCATATTCTGAGTTAATAGCCGAACGCAATATAAATCATAAATGCGGCTATCCCCTATGCAGTGGCAAACCAAATAGAGAGAAAGACTTGTATGggaaaacaaataaaattttagataaattgaaaaaccCATACGGGTATTTAACCAATTACTGCAGTAAGTCCCATTACCAATGCAGCCAGTTTTATAAGGCACAGTTACCAGAAGATGCTCTTTTTTCAAGACTAGGTGACCATATATTAGGACAGAACATTGTTTCTCTATCATCGCCAACCGACATAAAGTTATTAGAAGAACTTATTACCAGTGAAGAAGAAATGAGGTCTTTAGCTGATAACTTGTCAAATGTACATCTCGAGAACACAAATACTGGAGAGCTTATTGATATGATgaataactttaaaattgtGGAAAACGGCTCTCCTAAATTCTATGGTGATTTGgaaaaagatgaagaagGGGAAGGTAGTGCTATAGAATTAACAAAGATACAACTATAA
- the EMP65 gene encoding Emp65p (similar to Saccharomyces cerevisiae YER140W | EMP65 | ER Membrane Protein of 65 kDa) → MEQKTSSKKTSRKIRDFVLDQLGNPEAIPRKYSNSTSTTIQVEDQAIAAAVSNDVITPDLTTQPHTQKTELQINNALNTKSSKLTTCTSSSQDHNNNNNNNNNNNNNNNNNNANFGLASRPLDPELEQLLNVVILPFHLERLMGFSLLACFNMFLYYFTMIQIRFGYLIFEFIKIQLKNCLSLLKRNKKRSNLKHMKSLKNTMPDNNTSDMKKKKQKDEVRQLIRFLGLFKMDFLILIEIIIASTTLVHILDPSKTYHKIKGQNAIKLYALFGFLEMADKMLSTMGQDLLLAMYKKTTSLGLLSGSGGNSTNGSNNSSENGTTTANASATNIIPSNGNLNKNILQNCPPPSSIKLFILLFIIRCVYLIIHATVLSFQTVALNVAVNSYSNSLGTLLLSMQFSEIKSSVFKKFDKEGLFQLSMADIVERFQLITMLSIITIRNLTTTTVPFGSAPLPQSWILKFFPFNIKNSGGFIIGALCGPMIKVIGSEFIVDWVKHSYIGRFNKFRPSLYDKVFTKILVQDYLDHTNFKLQIRLGVPIQAQVISFLVLLLPKLKQLLENVPFYIRASWILSIWVLVLILKFFLQWGLDKIGKSIINGSNNVSKRSTLISDHSGHTGTMTNGTKNKNKNKNNNTAGKSNNSTINSTSLYYVPGELSGGQGIVDDNMRQVLYGDNVIPPSVSELRIRKDRKDSKSLEKVERYKMSSKRIW, encoded by the coding sequence ATGGAACAGAAAACATCTTCCAAAAAAACTAGTCGTAAAATTCGTGATTTTGTACTGGATCAACTAGGAAATCCTGAGGCAATTCCTAGAAaatatagtaatagtaCTAGTACTACCATACAAGTTGAGGACCAGGCAATTGCTGCTGCCGTTTCCAATGATGTGATAACTCCCGATCTAACAACACAACCACATACACAGAAAACTGAgcttcaaataaataatgcGTTGAACACCAAATCATCGAAACTTACAACTTGTACTTCGTCTTCACAggatcataataataataataataataataataataataataataataataataataataatgcaaaTTTTGGTCTTGCATCTAGACCACTCGATCCGGAACTAGAACAATTATTGAATGTGGTTATATTACCTTTCCATTTGGAAAGATTAATGGGTTTCTCGTTATTGGCATGCTTTAAcatgtttttatattatttcaCCATGATTCAAATTAGATTTGGTTATCtaatatttgaatttataaAGATACAGCtgaaaaattgtttgtCTTTACTCaagagaaataaaaaaaggtccaatttaaaacatatgaaaagtttaaaaaatacaatgcCTGATAATAACACAAGTGacatgaaaaagaaaaaacagaaaGATGAGGTTCGTCAGTTAATTCGATTTTTAGGCCTTTTCAAGATGGATTTCTTAATCCTTAtagaaattattattgcttcCACCACTTTAGTACATATTCTAGATCCTTCTAAAACATACCATAAGATTAAAGGTCAAAATGCTATAAAGTTATATGCTTTATTTGGGTTTTTAGAGATGGCTGATAAGATGTTGTCCACTATGGGACAAGACCTATTGTTGGCCATGTACAAGAAAACAACTTCATTGGGGCTATTATCGGGCTCAGGTGGCAATAGCACAAATGGTTCCAATAATTCTAGCGAAAACGGTACCACCACTGCTAATGCTTCTGCTACCAATATTATTCCTTCCAACGGTAATTTAAATAAGAACATACTTCAGAACTGTCCACCACCATCCTCTATAAAATTGTtcatattattgtttattataaGATGCGTGTACTTAATAATTCACGCAACTGTACTGTCTTTCCAGACTGTGGCACTAAATGTTGCAGTAAATTCATATTCTAATTCTTTAGGAACACTACTGTTGTCGATGCAATTTAgtgaaattaaaagtagCGTTTTCAAGAAATTCGATAAAGAAGGATTATTTCAGTTAAGCATGGCTGATATAGTGGAGAGATTTCAACTAATTACAATGCTAAGTATCATAACAATTAGAAATTTAACTACAACAACTGTTCCATTTGGTTCAGCCCCATTACCGCAATCTtggattttaaaattttttcccttCAACATCAAAAATAGTGGTGGCTTTATCATAGGTGCTCTTTGTGGTCCAATGATAAAGGTCATTGGTAGCGAATTTATAGTTGATTGGGTAAAACATAGTTATATTGGCCgatttaacaaatttagACCATCTCTATATGATAAAGTTTTTACCAAAATTTTAGTGCAAGACTACCTGGACCAtacaaattttaaactACAAATAAGATTGGGTGTTCCGATTCAAGCACAAGTTATCTCCTTCTTGGTATTACTGCTTCCTAAATTGAAACAACTTTTAGAGAACGTACCGTTTTATATACGAGCCTCATGGATTTTAAGTATTTGGGTATTGGTTTTAATacttaaattttttttacaatggGGGTTAGATAAAATAGGGAAGAGTATTATCAATGGCAGTAATAACGTTTCTAAGAGAAGCACGTTGATATCTGATCATTCTGGACATACCGGTACCATGACTAATGGGACcaagaacaagaacaagaacaagaacaatAACACTGCTGgcaaaagtaataatagcacTATTAATTCTACATCTCTATATTATGTTCCAGGTGAACTTAGTGGTGGTCAAGGTATTGTAGATGACAATATGCGCCAGGTTTTGTATGGTGATAATGTGATTCCCCCGAGTGTAAGCGAATTGAGAATAAGAAAGGACAGAAAAGATTCTAAGTCATTAGAGAAAGTTGAAAGGTACAAAATGTCATCTAAGAGGATATGGTGA
- the COX15 gene encoding Cox15p (similar to Saccharomyces cerevisiae YER141W | COX15 | Cytochrome c OXidase), producing the protein MFRNVVTLKQGLKTFSRLSQKRQSVKCAKPTSLVSTITRKININNPFSPIRQFSQAFKRSITTTTTTATTGSTTAPVKKVLINSNKYVGYWLVGTSGLVFGIVILGGLTRLTESGLSITEWKPVTGAIPPLNQKQWEEEFTKYKESPEFKQLNSHIDLDEFKFIFFMEWGHRLWGRGIGLIFILPAIYFTATRKTSSHVNRRLLGLCGLLGLQGFVGWWMVKSGLDQQQLDERKSKPTVSQYRLTAHLGAAFILYMGMLWTGWEIIRESKWVKNPENALKLFKQLDNPALKPLRKMALGMVVLTFITAMTGGMVAGLDAGLMYNTFPRMGDDWLPSNRELLDPFYARKEDKSDLFWRNILENPTTVQLNHRIFAITTFFAVFGFHMYASRNKHIIPRHINRSIHLMMGIVTLQFALGISTLVYMVPISLASAHQAGALALLTISLLCASQLRQPRIPMRLLIGNLYKKQILEQQQQLARGSKILNEVSKLAK; encoded by the coding sequence atgtTTAGAAATGTTGTGACTTTAAAACAAGGGCTGAAAACCTTTTCCAGGTTATCCCAAAAAAGACAGAGTGTAAAATGTGCCAAACCTACATCATTAGTTTCGACAATTACTAGAAAGATTAACATCAATAATCCTTTTTCTCCTATCCGCCAATTTTCTCAAGCATTCAAAAGATCTATCACgaccaccaccaccaccgcTACTACTGGAAGTACGACCGCACCagttaaaaaagttttaattaattccAATAAATATGTTGGGTATTGGTTGGTTGGTACTAGTGGCCTAGTTTTTGGTATTGTAATTTTAGGTGGGTTAACAAGATTAACTGAATCAGGACTTTCCATTACTGAATGGAAGCCAGTTACTGGTGCTATTCCACctttaaatcaaaaacaGTGGGAAGAAGAATTTACTAAGTACAAGGAATCACCAGAATTTAAACAACTAAACTCCCACATTGATTTAGATGAgttcaaatttattttctttatggAATGGGGCCACAGGCTATGGGGCCGTGGTATTGGattaattttcattttacccgctatttattttacagCAACTAGGAAGACATCTTCTCACGTTAATCGTCGTTTACTGGGATTATGTGGATTGTTGGGATTACAAGGATTTGTTGGCTGGTGGATGGTCAAGTCTGGTCTAGACCAACAACAATTGGATGAGCGTAAATCTAAACCAACCGTTTCACAATATAGGTTAACCGCTCATTTGGGTGCTGCTTTTATCCTTTATATGGGTATGTTATGGACAGGTTGGGAGATTATTAGAGAATCCAAGTGGGTTAAAAACCCAGAAAATGCCTTGAAATTGTTTAAGCAGTTAGATAATCCTGCTTTGAAGCCATTGAGAAAAATGGCTTTGGGTATGGTTGTTTTAACCTTTATCACTGCTATGACTGGTGGTATGGTTGCTGGTTTAGATGCTGGTCTAATGTACAATACATTCCCACGTATGGGAGATGATTGGCTTCCAAGCAATCGTGAATTGCTAGATCCGTTTTATGCCAGAAAAGAAGACAAAAGCGATTTATTCTGGAGAAATATATTGGAGAATCCAACTACTGTCCAATTGAATCATAGGATTTTTGCTataacaactttttttgcTGTTTTCGGTTTCCACATGTATGCCAGCCGTAACAAGCATATAATACCTCGTCATATCAATAGATCTATTCATCTCATGATGGGTATTGTAACTTTACAATTTGCCCTGGGTATTTCCACTTTAGTGTATATGGTGCCAATTTCCTTGGCTTCTGCTCACCAGGCTGGTGCTTTAGCATTATTGACTATCAGTTTATTATGTGCCTCTCAATTACGTCAACCAAGAATCCCTATGAGATTATTGATTGGTAATTTATACAAGAAACAAATATTggagcaacaacaacaactagCACGTGGTTCGAAAATCTTGAATGAGGTTTCCAAATTGGccaaataa